Proteins encoded in a region of the Bacillus sp. T3 genome:
- a CDS encoding NAD-dependent succinate-semialdehyde dehydrogenase — protein MFIDGHWVGNDYEFFTEIINPATKEIIGAVPTGGAVEAEEAVTAAYKAFKTWSKKTADERYRLLMKWHQLMDENKQEIARIMTLEQGKPLTESLGEVQYANSFVSWYAEEGKRVYGETIPASHHNKRILIRKEPVGVVAAITPWNFPAAMITRKVAPALAAGCTCVIKPANQTPLTALKMAELAHEAGIPAGVINVITGKSAEIGEVWLKDHRVTKITFTGSTEVGKTLMRGAAENVKKISLELGGNAPFIVMDDANLRKAAQGLIQSKFRNAGQTCICTNRIYVQESIANEFITIFQLELEKLKVGNGLNEGTDIGPLIDLAALSKVDTLVRDAVNKGAKIQYSGEMPNENDGYFYVPTILTNVHDEMECVKEEIFGPLAPISTFKTEEEVIERANHSRYGLAAYVYTENLSRSFRITEQLEYGIVGLNDALPSTAQAPFGGYKESGLGREGGHYGIEEFLEVKYISIGLDC, from the coding sequence ATGTTTATTGATGGGCATTGGGTCGGTAACGATTATGAATTTTTTACAGAGATTATCAATCCGGCTACCAAGGAGATTATTGGGGCGGTTCCAACAGGAGGTGCAGTGGAAGCGGAAGAGGCTGTTACAGCTGCGTACAAAGCGTTTAAAACATGGTCGAAAAAAACAGCAGATGAGCGCTATCGTCTATTAATGAAATGGCATCAATTAATGGATGAAAATAAACAAGAAATTGCCAGAATCATGACGTTAGAGCAAGGAAAGCCCTTAACCGAGTCTTTAGGCGAGGTTCAGTATGCTAACAGTTTCGTGTCCTGGTATGCTGAAGAAGGAAAAAGGGTGTATGGAGAAACCATTCCGGCATCCCACCATAACAAAAGAATTCTGATTAGAAAGGAACCTGTTGGGGTGGTAGCAGCGATTACCCCTTGGAATTTTCCGGCAGCGATGATTACTCGAAAAGTGGCCCCAGCCCTTGCCGCTGGCTGCACTTGCGTAATCAAGCCCGCAAACCAGACTCCACTTACAGCTTTAAAAATGGCTGAGTTAGCTCATGAAGCTGGAATTCCTGCAGGAGTTATTAATGTTATCACCGGTAAATCTGCAGAGATTGGGGAGGTTTGGCTGAAGGACCATCGAGTGACGAAAATTACCTTTACCGGATCGACTGAAGTTGGCAAAACATTAATGCGTGGAGCAGCAGAAAATGTTAAGAAAATATCGCTGGAATTAGGTGGAAATGCTCCATTTATAGTGATGGACGATGCAAATTTACGAAAAGCAGCTCAAGGACTAATCCAATCTAAATTCCGTAATGCGGGTCAAACCTGTATTTGTACGAATCGAATTTATGTTCAGGAAAGTATCGCAAATGAATTTATTACTATTTTTCAATTAGAATTAGAAAAGCTCAAGGTGGGAAACGGTCTTAACGAGGGAACCGATATAGGTCCGTTAATTGATCTGGCAGCTCTTTCTAAAGTGGATACATTAGTTAGGGATGCAGTGAATAAAGGGGCAAAGATTCAGTATAGCGGTGAGATGCCAAACGAAAATGATGGTTATTTTTATGTACCAACCATATTGACCAATGTTCACGATGAAATGGAATGTGTGAAGGAGGAAATCTTTGGGCCTCTGGCGCCAATCTCTACTTTTAAAACCGAGGAAGAAGTTATTGAACGGGCAAATCATTCACGTTACGGACTTGCAGCTTATGTCTATACAGAAAACTTAAGTCGTTCTTTTCGGATTACCGAGCAGCTGGAATATGGTATTGTCGGTCTTAATGATGCCCTCCCATCAACTGCCCAAGCTCCATTCGGTGGGTACAAAGAAAGCGGTCTTGGCCGGGAAGGTGGTCATTACGGTATCGAAGAGTTTTTAGAAGTGAAATATATTTCGATTGGTTTAGATTGTTAA
- a CDS encoding putrescine aminotransferase — protein MTIEITREVNSEKKHQVTDYINKVLSLIEKENITQEEAAWITKETVDGFRENVNPGFLSYRKTVTKDGQFAAVEWSDNGACFKDVNGKEYIDCLGGFGIYNVGHRHPKVVKAVTDQLKRQALHSQDLLDPLRAMLAKILADITPGDLKYAFFTNSGTESVEAALKLAKMYSERTTFISTTRAFHGKSLGSLSGTAKGMFRKPFLPLIPGFRHVPFGDIEMMRKTFEVCASVGEDVAAVILEPIQGEGGIILPPENYLKQVRELCDEYGSLLIFDEVQTGMGRTGKMFAAELYDVVPDIICLAKAFGGGVMPAGAIVAKEEVFKSWFPNPFMHTTTFGGNPLACSAAIATIGVLIEENLPERAANVGAYFLNKLKEAAEGHEEKVLEIRGQGLMIGIEFHQDEIGYEVSKGMFDRGILVAGTLINSKTIRIEPALTISYEEVDQVVATFKEVLNQVKI, from the coding sequence ATGACTATTGAGATAACGCGAGAGGTTAACAGTGAGAAGAAGCACCAGGTGACGGACTATATTAACAAGGTTTTGAGTTTAATAGAAAAAGAGAACATTACTCAGGAGGAAGCCGCTTGGATTACCAAGGAGACAGTCGATGGATTTCGTGAAAACGTGAACCCGGGCTTCCTTTCTTATCGAAAAACGGTAACCAAGGATGGTCAGTTTGCGGCGGTTGAGTGGTCTGATAATGGTGCTTGTTTTAAGGATGTAAATGGCAAAGAGTATATCGATTGTCTTGGTGGATTCGGCATTTATAATGTTGGTCACCGTCATCCAAAAGTAGTAAAGGCGGTAACAGATCAATTGAAGCGTCAAGCCCTGCACAGTCAGGATCTACTGGATCCTCTTCGTGCCATGCTTGCAAAAATTTTAGCAGACATAACACCTGGTGATCTTAAATATGCCTTCTTTACCAACAGTGGGACTGAAAGCGTGGAAGCGGCGTTAAAGCTAGCAAAAATGTACAGTGAGCGAACTACATTTATTTCCACAACCCGTGCGTTTCATGGTAAGAGCCTTGGCTCATTATCAGGGACTGCAAAAGGAATGTTCCGTAAACCATTCCTTCCGTTAATTCCAGGCTTCCGACATGTCCCGTTTGGTGATATTGAGATGATGAGAAAAACCTTTGAAGTTTGTGCGTCTGTTGGAGAAGACGTGGCAGCTGTAATCCTTGAACCGATTCAAGGGGAAGGTGGCATTATTTTACCACCGGAAAATTATTTGAAACAAGTTCGAGAGCTTTGCGACGAATATGGTAGCTTATTAATTTTCGACGAAGTTCAAACTGGAATGGGTCGTACCGGTAAAATGTTTGCAGCTGAATTATATGATGTGGTGCCGGATATTATCTGTTTAGCAAAAGCATTTGGTGGAGGAGTAATGCCGGCTGGAGCTATCGTTGCAAAAGAAGAAGTATTTAAGAGTTGGTTCCCAAATCCGTTTATGCATACCACCACTTTTGGCGGTAATCCGTTGGCTTGTTCAGCAGCTATTGCAACAATTGGTGTATTAATAGAAGAAAACCTACCAGAAAGAGCGGCAAATGTAGGTGCATATTTCTTAAACAAACTTAAAGAGGCAGCGGAAGGACATGAGGAAAAGGTTCTTGAAATCCGTGGTCAAGGTCTAATGATTGGAATTGAATTCCATCAAGACGAAATTGGTTATGAAGTTTCGAAAGGAATGTTTGACAGGGGTATTCTTGTAGCGGGAACACTTATCAATTCAAAAACGATTCGAATTGAACCAGCTTTAACGATTAGCTATGAAGAAGTCGACCAAGTTGTTGCTACCTTTAAGGAGGTACTGAACCAAGTAAAGATCTAG
- a CDS encoding sensor histidine kinase, with product MVKRRFFQKEQLKFMVLNLIAFTVIFSIFGVIIYSQVEHTLISKTDKELLAFKEKIKNGPQLDGKSAQPNPDFTNKQKDKPRDNMNPRIMVVDWNEKGEIINQEQIGTLFYENYLTQYQLDKNTLNTITNITINDSDFRYILVENTNKNDEIAYTQLLLNIDPEQAILNNFGRLLMVCSIIFVLLSISASFILSKRMMKPIIHSWNKQAEFVENASHELRTPLTIIQNKLELLLTEPQAKIINKFENIALSLSETRRLSKLTSDLLTLARADSAETELVKTEVQVDSFVENLCAPYMEIAESQDKHFWLNLNCKTNIKADEVRLHQLLVILLDNALKYTGENDSIGVKTYNEDHRIVLEVTDTGIGIKEENLQYVFERFFREDKARTRETGGVGLGLSIAQWIVKKHDGSIKAKRNETKGTTFIVKLPI from the coding sequence ATGGTTAAACGAAGATTTTTCCAAAAAGAACAACTAAAATTTATGGTGCTGAATTTAATTGCATTCACCGTTATTTTTTCAATTTTTGGTGTGATCATCTATAGCCAGGTTGAGCATACATTGATTTCCAAAACCGACAAAGAGCTATTGGCATTCAAAGAGAAAATAAAGAATGGACCGCAATTAGATGGAAAATCCGCTCAGCCAAATCCAGACTTTACAAATAAACAAAAAGATAAGCCGAGGGATAATATGAATCCCCGAATTATGGTGGTTGATTGGAATGAAAAGGGAGAAATTATCAATCAAGAACAAATCGGAACACTATTCTATGAAAACTATCTTACCCAATATCAGCTCGACAAAAATACGCTTAACACGATTACCAACATAACCATTAATGATAGTGATTTCAGGTATATACTCGTTGAGAATACCAATAAAAATGATGAAATCGCCTATACTCAGCTCTTGTTGAACATTGATCCAGAACAAGCGATTCTCAATAACTTTGGTAGATTGCTCATGGTTTGTTCCATCATATTTGTCCTTTTATCCATTTCAGCAAGTTTTATTTTATCAAAAAGGATGATGAAACCGATTATTCACTCTTGGAATAAACAAGCAGAGTTTGTTGAAAATGCATCTCACGAACTACGAACACCTTTAACGATTATTCAAAATAAATTGGAGCTATTGCTGACAGAACCACAGGCGAAAATTATCAACAAATTTGAAAATATTGCGTTAAGTCTTTCTGAAACAAGGCGCTTATCGAAGCTGACGTCGGATTTGTTGACCTTAGCCAGAGCCGATTCTGCGGAAACGGAGCTTGTGAAAACAGAGGTGCAGGTGGATTCCTTTGTTGAAAATCTCTGTGCACCCTATATGGAAATTGCCGAGTCACAGGATAAACATTTTTGGCTCAATTTAAATTGTAAAACGAATATCAAAGCAGATGAAGTACGACTCCATCAGCTTCTCGTGATTCTGCTTGATAACGCGTTAAAGTACACTGGGGAAAATGATAGCATCGGTGTCAAAACTTACAATGAAGATCATAGAATTGTCCTTGAAGTAACGGATACCGGAATTGGAATTAAAGAAGAAAATCTTCAATATGTGTTTGAACGATTCTTCCGAGAAGATAAAGCCCGTACGAGAGAAACCGGTGGTGTTGGGCTTGGTCTATCCATTGCCCAATGGATTGTAAAAAAGCACGATGGATCAATCAAAGCGAAACGAAATGAAACAAAAGGTACAACTTTTATAGTTAAATTACCAATCTAA
- a CDS encoding SAV0927 family protein has product MKLDILSEEKGRQLVHYFCLISNQHRYDLIIGYSQHFFGKAMVTSMQSGNMVLLSQEDSHEDSHWSEKLGVVEEDIPAFQDFFNMVLQSQPFQEQY; this is encoded by the coding sequence ATGAAATTAGACATTTTATCAGAAGAAAAAGGGAGACAGTTAGTACATTACTTTTGCCTTATTTCCAACCAGCATCGATATGATTTAATTATTGGCTATTCACAGCACTTTTTTGGAAAAGCGATGGTTACCTCGATGCAATCTGGGAACATGGTTCTGCTCTCACAGGAGGATTCCCACGAAGATAGCCATTGGTCAGAAAAACTGGGAGTAGTAGAAGAGGACATTCCCGCGTTCCAGGATTTCTTCAATATGGTACTGCAGTCTCAACCATTTCAGGAGCAATATTAA
- the gabT gene encoding 4-aminobutyrate--2-oxoglutarate transaminase gives MKKRYVKLQTNIPGPKSLEILERRKQYVPKGISNNSHAFVNRADGALVEDVDGNTFIDFAGAIGTINVGHSHPHVTNALQEQISQFIHTGFNVMMYESYINLAERLCRLAPGDFAKKAAFFNSGAEAVENAVKMARKYTKRQGIISFTRGFHGRTLMTMTMTSKVKPYKLGFGPFAPEVYKAPYPYVYRRPNGMTEQQYTDMIIEQFEQFLLAEVAPETVAAVVMEPVQGEGGFIVPDIRFVQRVREICTQYGILFVADEIQTGFFRTGKYFAIDHFEVVPDLITISKSMGAGVPISGVIGKAEIMDAADVGEIGGTYAGSPLGCRAALAVLDIIEMENLNDRARLLGNRVIEKMEELSYRFDFIGDVRGLGAMCAMEVVTDKITKKPDKQAVSQIVKEAERLGLLLLSAGLYGNVIRILMPITITDDQLEEGLQILEEAVEAVYQNHPAVSARR, from the coding sequence TTGAAAAAGAGATATGTCAAACTCCAAACCAATATACCGGGACCAAAATCGCTGGAAATATTGGAGCGGAGAAAGCAATATGTTCCGAAAGGGATTAGTAATAATAGTCATGCATTTGTAAATAGAGCTGACGGAGCATTAGTTGAGGATGTCGATGGGAATACCTTTATTGATTTTGCCGGAGCGATTGGAACGATTAATGTTGGGCATTCCCATCCTCATGTAACCAACGCCCTTCAGGAGCAAATTAGTCAATTTATTCATACTGGATTTAATGTGATGATGTATGAATCCTACATCAATCTGGCTGAACGCCTTTGCCGGTTGGCCCCTGGTGATTTTGCAAAAAAAGCTGCTTTTTTCAATAGTGGTGCAGAAGCGGTTGAAAATGCTGTGAAAATGGCACGAAAATATACGAAACGTCAAGGAATCATTTCATTTACACGAGGTTTCCACGGTAGAACATTAATGACGATGACGATGACAAGCAAGGTGAAGCCGTACAAACTTGGTTTTGGTCCTTTTGCCCCTGAGGTATATAAGGCACCTTACCCATATGTGTATCGCCGCCCAAATGGGATGACTGAACAACAATACACTGACATGATCATCGAGCAATTTGAACAATTTCTTCTCGCAGAAGTAGCACCGGAGACAGTCGCTGCTGTTGTAATGGAGCCGGTTCAAGGAGAAGGTGGTTTTATTGTTCCGGATATTCGATTTGTACAACGGGTGAGAGAAATATGTACTCAATATGGGATATTGTTTGTAGCAGATGAAATCCAAACCGGGTTTTTCCGTACCGGTAAATATTTCGCGATTGATCATTTTGAAGTAGTTCCCGATCTTATCACCATCTCAAAATCCATGGGAGCAGGCGTACCGATAAGTGGGGTAATCGGCAAAGCGGAAATTATGGATGCAGCTGATGTTGGTGAAATTGGAGGAACCTATGCGGGAAGTCCGCTTGGCTGCCGAGCTGCGTTGGCGGTTTTAGATATTATTGAAATGGAAAATTTAAATGATCGGGCTCGGTTATTGGGTAATAGAGTAATCGAAAAGATGGAGGAATTGTCATATCGATTTGACTTTATCGGGGATGTCCGAGGACTTGGTGCAATGTGTGCCATGGAAGTCGTTACAGATAAAATAACTAAAAAACCAGATAAACAAGCGGTTTCTCAAATCGTAAAAGAAGCCGAACGACTCGGACTTCTCTTATTAAGTGCCGGTTTGTATGGAAACGTCATCCGAATCCTCATGCCAATTACGATTACAGATGATCAATTAGAAGAAGGATTACAAATTCTAGAGGAAGCAGTGGAAGCAGTCTATCAAAATCATCCTGCTGTATCTGCTAGGAGGTAA
- a CDS encoding DUF4956 domain-containing protein, protein MESINFNDIFKSSILEKTSSFSFIDALLGLLIAFAIGAFIYFIYRKTFTGVIYSHTFNISLIIMTMATTLIILGISSNVLLSLGMVGALSIVRFRTPIKDPMDIVYLFWAIVSGILCGAGFIPLAIMGSILIGMVLVLFMNHFKIENPYLLVIKYSESNIENSLEHIISGHSKKHSIKSKSIMPGNDYEITYEIRVKEGETNFINSISSLNGVKSAIMLSYDGNFTA, encoded by the coding sequence ATGGAAAGTATTAATTTTAACGATATTTTTAAATCAAGCATACTCGAAAAGACAAGCAGCTTTTCTTTTATCGATGCCCTTCTGGGTCTGTTGATAGCATTTGCAATTGGTGCATTCATTTATTTTATTTACAGGAAAACATTTACAGGTGTAATTTATTCGCACACCTTTAATATTTCTTTGATTATCATGACAATGGCTACAACGCTGATTATTTTGGGAATTTCTTCGAACGTCCTGTTATCGCTTGGTATGGTTGGTGCCTTGTCCATCGTCCGCTTCCGGACACCGATTAAGGATCCAATGGATATTGTTTACCTATTTTGGGCGATTGTTTCTGGGATTTTATGTGGTGCGGGCTTTATTCCACTTGCGATTATGGGCTCGATTCTAATTGGCATGGTGTTAGTCTTGTTTATGAATCATTTTAAAATTGAAAACCCATATTTATTGGTCATTAAATATAGCGAATCAAATATTGAAAATTCATTAGAGCATATCATTTCTGGTCATTCAAAAAAACATTCCATCAAATCGAAATCGATTATGCCAGGAAATGATTATGAAATAACCTACGAAATCCGTGTAAAAGAAGGCGAAACAAACTTCATCAATAGCATCTCCAGCTTAAACGGAGTAAAATCTGCGATCATGTTAAGCTATGACGGGAATTTCACAGCTTAA